The Acetobacter sp. DNA window GGCATCCCCATCGGCAAGCTGCAACTCTACACCGTCTGCGGCTCCGTTCCTCCGCGCTCCCTGCTCCCCATCCAGCTTGATATCGGCACGACCAACGCAGCCCTGAGAGCAGACCCGCTCTATCTGGGCGCACGCCGCGAGCCACCACCGATTGAAGAACTCGATGAATTTGTCGAGGAATTTGTGCAGGCCGTGCAGGAGGTCTTCCCGGGCTGCTGTCTGCATTTCGAGGACTGGAAAGGCACCGATGCACTGCGCTACCTCGCCAAATATCGTGACAGGGTTCTGTGCTACAACGATGACATTCAGGGAACGGCTGCCGTCACGCTCGCCGGTCTGGTGACCGCCCTTCGCGTCAAGAAGGAAAAACTCTCAGAGCAGCGCTACCTGTTTCTTGGCGCGGGGTCATCCGGTCTGGGCACCGCCGACATGCTGGTTTCAGCCATGAAGCTGGAAGGACTCACCGACGAGCAGGCCTGTGAACGCATCACGCTGATGGATGTGGAAGGGCTTCTGGAAACATCCCGCACAGACCTGCTCCCCGAGCAGCAGCGCTTTGCCAAGGATGCCTCTCCGACACAGGATCTTCTCGCCACAATCAGGAACACACAGCCAACGGTCCTGATCGGCGTCTCAACCTGTGGAGGCGCCTTCAATCAGGCCGTCATCAAGGAGATGGCGACACTCAATGAACGTCCCATCATCTTCTCGCTGTCGCTTCCAGAAACAAACGCGGAATGCACGGCGGAACAGGCCTACATCTGGTCGGAAGGACGAGCGCTGTTCGCAGGGGGCATCCAGTTCCCCAACGTCGAACTTGACGGCAAGGTTTTCTATCCGGGACAGGCGAATAATTTCTACATTTTCCCCGGTCTTGGCCTCGCGGTTTATGCAACCCACCCCGAGATCATCACCGACGAACTGATTATTGAAGCGGCGAAAGCGTTAACGGATCAGGTCGACGAAATCGCGCTGGAGCGTGGACGG harbors:
- a CDS encoding NAD-dependent malic enzyme, whose amino-acid sequence is MTSQKSSLRGMALLNDGDVNHGTGFTLEERRTLGLEGLIPPHVETLDRQMERSLHHIALKPDDLERYIYLNSLVDRNETLFYKVLRSDPARFVPIIYAPTLARACKVFSHIYRRPRGMYITLDMKGRIAEVLRNWPESDVRTICVTTGGRILGLGDIGVNGMGIPIGKLQLYTVCGSVPPRSLLPIQLDIGTTNAALRADPLYLGARREPPPIEELDEFVEEFVQAVQEVFPGCCLHFEDWKGTDALRYLAKYRDRVLCYNDDIQGTAAVTLAGLVTALRVKKEKLSEQRYLFLGAGSSGLGTADMLVSAMKLEGLTDEQACERITLMDVEGLLETSRTDLLPEQQRFAKDASPTQDLLATIRNTQPTVLIGVSTCGGAFNQAVIKEMATLNERPIIFSLSLPETNAECTAEQAYIWSEGRALFAGGIQFPNVELDGKVFYPGQANNFYIFPGLGLAVYATHPEIITDELIIEAAKALTDQVDEIALERGRLFPPQTDIIDVSITSAVRLAEFIFDKGMARVDRPTDIRAWIEKQAYDPHY